The segment TTCCGAATCTTCTTGTCATGTCCTTAAGATCCAAACTCTTCTCTCGCCTCCTCTCTTTCTGATTTTCCTCCCGTTTTCTCCTTTTATATCCTCTATGTAGTTCTGCTACCAGAGGCTGGGCCGTTTTAGGATCGTCGTAGGCCCTAGGCACTTTTGcaaaaaaactgtattttttaagccctttcaatttattgttcacatcattcaattgttaatatatttacattattttttaaattaaattatattttcaattttgtttttgtTACATCAGGAGGGTACAttcctatttaaaatttcatttttagacTTTCGTAGGCCCTAGGCATAGTGCCAATTGTGCCTATTCGATAAGACGGCCCTGACCAGAGGCGTATGGTCTGTTTCAACTCTTTCTTTCATTGTGAATTTCTTGATATCTTGTTTCGCCTTGACAtttgttattatataattaaatgaagagaaaacgttctacgtgccaatgttaATACTATGGTAtagaattttaaagtaattttcccttgtaaataagttaccaacACAGCTAAATGATGGTACCGCTAGTACATCCAATGGCACGTCCgtagaaaacaatgtaagagCCAATTAAGCGATAGGTAAATaggattggcacttacagtgcttgtaACTTTAACTGAATGgcacattttgttttctttacaactaagaggtggcacacacagggttttctacaaatacaattctttttttcatgaatttggacGATATTAATGCAAAGATTAGAAAATTTTGCGATGTATTTGGGTTATTGTATACTTAAGCGTATTTAgcattgaaaacaaattaaatttcgtaaataatttaaaatcagAGAAGCCTTTTtctctcctgaaaaatttgatttttggtacttacagtgttttctacaaggacttttCAATTATGGTGCTCAATTTCGGTTTTGTataagtatgtatatatattctccttttttatcTCTCTCCACATTCCCGTTCAGAATATTCCATTCTCTTTCCTCTACCATCTATAATAACTTTCCCTCCGTGTttttaactttgtcttttgacATCCTTACGTCATGCTTTTCTTCTGTTCCAAAATCATCCCCTTCCTGACCAATTCTTGCATTAAAATCTCCTCCAATTGTCAATTTATCCACCTCCTTCGCCTCTATTATTATCTGATTTAAAATTCAACTCTTATTTCGTCTCCTGTACACTGTTATTATTCCCGATTTTACATTTCGTatctttatttttctctctcgacTATGTTCCTTtccctcctttgtttcctcttctTCTATGCCTGTGATAATTCAACCTATCCCCCTTCAGTGAACTTGCCAAATCTCGGAAAACCACACTCACTGAAGCCTCGGTTTCAGTGGACCTGCCACATCCTGGGAAAGCACACTCACTGAAGCCGGGGCTTGGTGATATATTGCTTTACTGTAAATTGTCTCGATACCATTGAGCAATTACAAATACAAATgtaattaatattcttataattatatataaaactgTGATGTTACaaacaatatatttattatttacagaAATTATACTATTTACACattataagtaaaataaaaaatattttcacttcTCGCTTTCATTTTTAGTTTAAGATTTAGATAAGATTTTATGCACTGAAAAGATTCTCATAATTATGTGATTGTAGTACgactaaaattttgtttaatagtTTGTGGGCTTGCTTTTTTTCACAAATTAATTCATAAATCGATTTCTCTTCTGTATCGTTAATAAAATCTATTAATACTAATCGGATTGAATTAAGATCAAATATACAGTGATTTATTCCAAATGTATATTTATTGAAGCTTCTTATTTCATCGTTCTTTGAAATCTTGTTTAAACGTTGTTTagctataaatattataaaatcaagAAATTGATCGTAATCCATTCCATATGTTGATTTTAGTATTAACTGACAATGCTCTCCCCAATTGTTCATATCCTTGCAGTCACTAACTTCTTCCATAACAGAAGATAATTCCTTTTTTAATCCTCGCCATACATCCAAGACATTGCATCCATTTATCCAATTATGATTAATAGAAATTGTATCTTCCTATTAGGGAGTAACATATTAAAtgcattatacatatataagaTGATTTTTTTGTTCAACGGTAATAGTTGATCTAAGTTACCAAATTCCAAACTTGATGATGCCATCCAGATGGTATAAATATAATTTCTCCTTGCTTTTGAATTATGTCGATGTATTTTAATGTGCGTTTATCGTAagctttgtattttttataatcaTTAAGTTCTTCCGATGTCGCGTCATATATCAACTGGCCATGAATATCTCTTAAAAAATCTTCTTGATGTGGCGGAAAAAGTAACCAACGCTTTTTTCCTACTATATTCGCCGACCAACTATATGATGAAAACACATCTGCATGCAATGGCGTCCTAAACATGATAAAAGGATTGTTCATTAATAATGCATGCACCCAAAACCAACTTATTATTTAAGTAGTATATTTTTACCATGTTCCTTTTGGTCCCATATACACAAACCTATAATCATCGTTCAATTCAGGATTTGCTAAATAATATTCATTTAACCAGTCGGATGCAAAGTATTCAGGAACGTCATAAATAGGATCGTTAGGAAATAATTTCCGACAATGCCAatcttttaaatacaaaagagGCATAGTATTTGAATAGTTACTTTTTATATACTCTATCCAATAGTTTATATAATCTCTCATCTCCATATCATCTGTAGATTgagaattataatattttttattacaatctGCAACTGGTACCACATAATTTCCTAAAAAAacacaattttattaatataatatattccaCTTTAAATAACTTATATTTAAAGCAACGTGAAAAAGTGTACACTAACATTCCTgcagaatttgaaaatatttaccaAATAATATATCGAGGACATTAAAGTCAGGTGTATTATCCAAATTCCATTGTCTTCTACACGACCAATTATCTGTCACGTTCGATTTAAATATACATGGTTTGTTCGAAATTAaatactttgagaaaaattcgtCATATGTCATTGAGGGACTGACATAATCTATCCAATCGATTATAACGTTATTTTTATCATCGGATAACCTTCCGTTTTTTATCTCGAGCACTTCTAGCATCGTGCACTTTCACTTTTCACTAAACTTAATAACTGaacttcattatttctttatatgTAAACAGTACAGGTAGAAATCAACAATGACGTATAGCTGATTTTAGAACCTCATAATGTTATTTTCTAAACAGACACAATGTCACACATCCTATTTTAATATTGCCTTGAAAATTTAGCAATTAACGCCTGCGCTCATTTGACGTAAtagtatatattattttttatctttatttatCATCACGTTTATTACATGTGCCATCTAGTGAATTAGGCTATGATAACATGACAACCAATGACAACTGACaacaactaattttttttaccatttttactacCTACACTGCCGTCAACTGCCGTATACAAAATACTTGTCAATCCCGAATCTGGCCTTCCGAGGCATGCTATGGTCGTTATGGAAaacccttagagcatatatacatggaggtctcatggcCCCTTGTTTCCTGTGGATCCAGTCaaggatcggcgggcttaagctacgctgatggagggggtaGCACCTACATGACCGGTGGTAATGGGTGCGTGAGGCGCCACGATGGAGAcgaatagtgatcctctaggaaaTGAGCGGAACAACGTGTGTCGTCGCTGATTGggtgccgcgattttggagcaaaagcggaagtagacagagaaagaaactgtaaaaaaaagaaagagacagaaatactgatagaaagagacaaaaatactgacggaaagagagagagaaatactgatagaaagagatagagaagTTTACtttcggttttgctccaagatggctgcggttataccgatcactccctagaggatcactagagaCGAACCAACACCAGCGCCAAGCGAGTGAAGCGGCGgtcaaccagcgtcgacaatatATTTACCGGTGACGCTGATTGGCCGTGGTGTCggttcgcgttggcgccacttggctggcttggcgttggcgtcagttcacgcactcgttaccaccgctcctgtaggtgtttccccctccatcagcgtagcttaagccagCCGATGCCTGGATCCAGTTGCCgaccaacatcgtgcgagagagaaagcatcGTGTGAATTGGTGCGAGAGAGAAGAGTATAGCTTCCTAATCGACTGTAATGCGCATGCACCGATACCGTGCGAGTGAGAGAACTATAGATTCTCAATCGCCCGTACTGCGCATGCACCAATATCGCCAGCGACTATCGGTGGTTGCTACGATTATCGAAAATTCTGGAATATTtacactccattccatataagagcggaccCACGTCCCTACCGATTTACGactgatctgcgcagctcccacggatctgacacacgcgattggtcatagcacttttgcgattggtcgtagcactttccccgctggtttcctaccaatcaacagtatatccctgcgcggaacgagtccgctctaaagtggaTTGCAGAATAGAAAGGTCAAATATTAGTAGATAGAGAATTGTATATAATCGATATAAAAAGTATATAGGAGCGAGATTTGAAAGCGGACGTTTACGTATTGTCTTGCAAAGTATGTATGTGcatacaccaattttttttttaattgtatttgaAATAGTATAAACTACTTGTCGATCGATGTACCAATTTATGTACCTGCGCCGAGACATAAATTTCAATCGTTGCAGACACGCTGCTTTCTATTGTTAGGCGTTGAACGCTTGGGAGCTTAACTTGCAGGGCTGGCTTAAAAATTTGAGGGCTCTGGGCTAAAAAAATTTAGCGCCCAACACCTCACGTAAGTACCAACTCTATACACCGTATAGGCTGCGGTTTCTTCCAAACTGGTGCAAGGCGGTACATCGTGTAGAATTAACGATGGCATGTCTCTGCTCTCAtacaaaattgaaatgaaaaaggCATTTCAACATGTCTTGGATATCACTGGCGCCCCTGAGCTATAGCCCGTTTAGTCCACTGGATAAGGAGACCCTGTTAACTTGTGCAATTATAATAAATGGTACCCGCAGCGGCATGTACAACTTACAGACATATATGTATCCGCATACCTacatatcatgcacaccaaggAAAACGAATTAATTACCGAAGAGGAAATCTGCTGGTTTGAAGATAACGTAAACTAGAAACTAACATAAGAGTAACCACGCAAAAATATGAAGCAACTGTTAATAGCGCTTTAGCATGCAGGTATAATGTAGTACCTActtggcttcgcccgagatttagattctgattttatggaaaaagaattttttttagtttctttttatgACAATGTCACATTCACCCAGATTAGTCAGGCATATTGAACTGAGGCAAATTTcgcgatcccagagtttatcgttcgaaagtttttaggcaacagacaaacacacaaactaTATAAgctttctgttttatatattaacatGTGAGCGCGAGCGTGCGATGAACCCTAGCTCGACTTTGGATCCTTGATGAGAAAATATCGTCCACCTTAATTATTCCTAGGGTTCCCTGTCGATCGCAAATTAAACCCAATGCAATAATATTGCATCGTATTGACATTGTTGTGTTAATAGAAACTGACTACTTAGaatcattaattattaatcaGTATAGCCGCGCAACTTCAGGATCTGATGCGATCTTACATCGCGGGATTCCCATTCGATTGATTACGTAGTACCGTAATAATAAACGAACGATCTCTCACTGAATTTACGTGGCGGCAAAATCTACCAAGTCTGTTATATATGTGTGTGCGTAGTTGATTAGGATTAGAATATTTCAACTTCATTGAATAAGAACTGAGcgcaaaattattttattaaccgacttcaaaaaggaggaggttatagattccacccgtatgtattttttctatgtttgtccccgcattaCTCCTCAGTATATggatcgattttgatgatcttttttttatttaaaagacgACGATGTCCCGGTACTCCCATtatacactgcatcaatattggctcaGTATTTTGCAAAGTACTGGTTAATTGAAACTTCGCCttataatgtaatttttgtatttcatgtattctcGCATTTTAGAGTATTTCCGCGCGTTGAGTTGTTGACCTCGtggctgtattttatttttattttttatttttttactatttagttatttaagttacataactacatttatttgtaaaatatgaGTAGGCCTACAAAAAGAGCTGATTGTAAAAAAAGAACCATTTGCTATAAATGGAAGATTCGAAAAATCAGCGATTTGAAAAAGTGAGAATAAAGATCTCTTAAATTAGTTAAGTGTAACTAATTTAAGAGATCCTTATTCTCACTTTTAAGTTAAGAGTAACTAATTTAAGAGATCCTTATTCTCACTTTTAAGTTAAGTGTAACTAATTTAAGAGATCCTTATTCTCACTTTTAAGTTAAGTATAACTAATTTAAGAGATCCTTATTCTCACCTTTTCAGTCGCTTATTTTTGGAATCTTCCATTTATAGCAAACGGTTCTCTTTTTACAAGCAGCTCTTTCTGTAGGCCTTCTCATATTTTATAGATAAATGTAGTTATGTAACTTAAGTaactaaatagtaaaaaattaaaaaattaaaataaaatgaaaccaacttcaaaaacataaaacagcactaaaaagtaaaaaataattttgtccgttatttaatccacgactatcaatttctttgatttttttctccaaaaatagggaaaaaacaATTTCTTACTTTTTGTGCATTTCTACGTTTCTGAAAccggttttaatttatttttaaattttttcgatcttttcaaaaaaatcgataaccgaactaaaaaattgatagTCGTAGAGTAAACaagggagaaaaatattttccactttttagtgcattcttatgtttttgaagtcgatgttaatcatttttttttgctccgAGAACATTTACGTGTATGTGCGCACTATCATATCGTATGCAATAAAGGATTATATAGTATAAGTATACAGATTTCGTATGTAATTTCGGCAGACGATTATCATAGATGTGACTCAAGCGACCCGTGTGTTTGGAGGAACGACATGTCGAGCGAAGGAAGAGTCGATATAAAAACAAACGACTCATCCGTACGCGCGATCAAATTCCGACAAGTGTTTGCCGAGTGTGGTCAAGGCGAAAATCCGTGAGCGCAGGTTCGAATACGAATACGAATACGTATGTATAATCTCATCATTTTGTGCTGTTCGTCTTTTGCAAAATAAGATAAGCAGACGTAAACATCGTCGCGCACTACGATTGAACAATTGAAAACAGTGCTGGAAGCATTATGGATTGGGGGTGTTGAAATTAATCAAAATTCGACCAGCTAGTTAATCGTGGCATTAAAGTTACAGCTACATCCGATTAAGGATATCCACGCGAGTATTctttgtacatatatatgcCTGTGTAGGTAGGTACCCACTTAGATATAGCGCATAGCTACCTGCGACGCAAAATCATCGCACAAATCAGGACAATCGAACTTTTCCTTGCGCACAATCGTGCACCACGTTCAATAttgtcaaaatctggcgtagGGATTAATCTGGCATAGGGATTAATCTGGCATAGGGATCATTCTGGCGATTCGTCTCCTTCAATTTACTAGGTATAATCGACTGAATTAGAACGAAAATAAATAATCATGTATGGGTTACAGTTTTTAAGGTTTCAGCAATAGCAATGTTTTTTTGATAGTTGCTTTAGTCATTATATGTAATTAGTCGTCCGTAAAACGTTATTGTCTCCGCGCGTCGGGTACATAAGGAATTATGTAATTTTCATGTCAATGATATTTGATTATGAACAGAAGAAAGGTGGAGGTCAGAATAATCGGAAGAAGCACGCGATATCTACGGAACATTGAAATTAGGCCACGCGTGGGACAAAAACGTCACCTCCCGTGGTGTACTTGCTACAGTTTATCGAGAAATGGCGGGATTCGGGTTCAGAGAAGACGATTTTCTTATGTGTGACTCGAATACATCGACAAGTCGATACATATATGTAGGTGTAGGTATAATGTAGGCTGGAACTTTTTGCGTGATTCGAATGGGCAAAAGATTGCACTGTTGATGCAAACTCCACACTCCAGCTATGTACAGACACGTGTATAGGTACATATAGGTATGGCGGTTTAtagatattttttaaagctCATATCTGAAACGATGCTAAACTTGAGATTGTATAGCTGTAATTGtaagcagggccggcgcgaggatggttggcgcccttatgcaagaaaatttttggcgcccccaaatttttgcacctgttttctatttaatttttttttgtctctacgaggtacaataaaagaaatacatttacattttctttacgtgggagttggattcctgtattattaagtgtgcgataCAGTCTTTCAGCGCCCCCTTCgactggcgcccttatgcggcgcgtaacttgcataatgggttccgctgGCCCTGATTGTAAGCACAATACACGATTAACGATTAAGGGGTTGTATTGTACCCAGtcagaaaagaggcgaatgtttgtgaatttttttttgaaaaagcggaagtatatatttttacagtacttcttgcacttaaaagagcaacatttaaagaacatttggtaattttttcgtagagaaatatttgtttataataaagttacGACCGACagccaagaagcctttttaaaaatctggttttgcggtgagcaccgccattcggaaccagattatctaaaatcagaaaacaaagatgatttcgttagtatcctctgattaacggagggaatttccgaaatattaatttaaaaccaaaTGGCTGTTATTtgaagttgaagtcctgatttttaattgcgataaatcacgcaaaaaaacggacttcaactttaaatagccgccatttagttttaaattagtatttcggaaattccctccgttactCAGAGGATactttaatatactaacgaaatcttgtttgttttttgattttagataatctggttccgaacggcagggctcaccgcaaaaccagaTTTTTagaaaggcttcttggatgtcggtcgtaactttattataaacaaatatttttctacgaaaaaattaccaaatgttctgtaaatgttgctcttttaagtgcaaaaagttctgtgaaaatatatacttccgctttttcaaaaaaaaatcacaaacattcgcctcttttcggccgcctgactaggtacaaccccttaattgGAATAAATATATGGTTCGGGGCGATTTCCATGCGGTCTGTCTGAAGCGAATAACGCGCAAGAAAATtgtatgtaagtacatactACGTAGAtactatatacatatgtgtaacATTTAACGTTTTGTTTGCAGGAGTCGGCGATCATAAATAACAATGACATCGTTGTCGATTTGTCTTACGTCTTTTCTTCTGTTTGCATTAAGTGGTGTCTCCCGCATGGAGAGTATTAGACCAGACTACATACATTGTCAGACCAATTTAGAATGTGAACCGGGCTACTGTTGTACTATAGGTATATATTTATACTTGTTCCCTTATACCTTATAAAGGAATTAATATAATACGTGATTCTAGGGCCGATGAGGTACAGTATTCCGCAATGTAAGCCTATGCAAGAGGAAGGAAATATATGCAGACCAGGCAGCGTTTCCACGCTCAACATGACTGCGACGTATCCTGACGGAGCTGAGGTATTATTAACCGATGTTCATTACATCCTCTGTCCCTGCGTCGACGGATTAGCCTGCGATACAAAAGAAGGCGTTTGCAAGAATGCGGGTGAAAAACGGGACGCGAACCGTCTGCTTGGTGAAAATAGCAAGCCAGATGATTAATACATTACTTCTGCTATAATAAGATAACCGGCCGCCAATGTATATATGTACGATCGATGTTAAGGGGTAAAACCACTCTAGAGGCAGAAAAAAAGACCTGAATTTGACAATTTATTTTGGGAGTATGACAAACGGAATAGAATTCCTTTTCAGAGGgtttatttaatacatattgacgtacgaaaaacaatttttttattgtcatttttatgcaaaatggtGGCGATAGAGCCCATCgtcgaaaacagtttttttttttaaaaaaaaaaacaccgccACGGGAGGACGGATTTCTCGGCATGTATGAGTCCtggaacaaaaaaacaaaaacaatttataatctaTATACAATTGGCTTTGGAAGTACGTAgggattttttctttaatcaatTTTTGTGGAAGTGGTGCACTTTTTAAGAAACGAATCGATTTTTCGCCCTAAAAGTGAgcattaaattgtttataaaaaaaagtttacattCAATCAAAAAACGGCTACGTACTTCCAAAGAGAATATTGTTGTgaagctactgtaaaaatttcaaatcgatcCATGCAATAGTCTCCGAGATATCCGTCCTCCCAGTTTGAAAAAAAGTGGTTTCGTGAAAACCGCGTTTAATGTTTTATGAACACTTTAATccttgaaatttttgtttgcctcTAATCTGCGATGCCTGCACCATACATTTGGCCATCCAGGTCGAGGTTcgtctcctcctcttccttcctAGATTCTTTTAAGGATATTCGAGCCTTTTTTGCGGCATCGCTAAGCGATCTCTCGGAAAAGTCGATGCGGCGCTCGTCAGTTTCCACGCAGAAGTTATAACAGTTCGACCTAATTGTCATACCCAAATTCTGCATGAGCCTCATGACAGTTGATAGGCCGTCATTATATATGCCTGCATTAATATAAACTGCTGTGTCGAGAACATGTTTGCCGCTGGAAGTCGATTTCGGAGCCATTGACCAGGCTGTGGCGTTAAAGCTCTCGTTGCTATTTTGCGTAAAGCTCACACATACACGTTTGTGTAGTATTAGCGTACACTGGTGACCTCTCGAGGAACCCTAAGAACCGTCTGCTTTGTAGTTAATAGGTTAACTTATTATTTCGAAAGGTAAAAGTAGTACAAAAACGAGGAATCACAGCGCGCCGCGTGACTGCTCAGCGCGCGCTCTaggcgctgcggcaaaatcggtAATTAACATTTGTTTTCCACTATATAtcaaattaacgaaagaagcTGTAAAATTGCATATGTACACACGCACACCCTTGATTGCGTACGTGGTAAAATAAAGACGGTACAGACACGATTGCATTTCTTTGCAACGCACGGCAAAAGGCCGCCATCACTccataattaattgtaattccTGCCGTTAGTAGCGCTGTAATCTTTTTCTATTCCGAATTATAAACGTTAGATTTGACAAGAGAATTGCAAACGGAGAAAACTTGAGTAAGTAGTATTAGAGAGGGAAAGAGGTGATTAATTAACATTGCCATTATCAGTATGACCAACTGTGATTCTGTGAGTCCTACAATGCagtcttaagaataagtagcgactgtgaataccgtCCTGAAAGAAGTCGATCCTCCTTCTTCAACCCCACGCAACG is part of the Andrena cerasifolii isolate SP2316 chromosome 1, iyAndCera1_principal, whole genome shotgun sequence genome and harbors:
- the Jmjd4 gene encoding jumonji domain containing 4; amino-acid sequence: MLEVLEIKNGRLSDDKNNVIIDWIDYVSPSMTYDEFFSKYLISNKPCIFKSNVTDNWSCRRQWNLDNTPDFNVLDILFGNYVVPVADCNKKYYNSQSTDDMEMRDYINYWIEYIKSNYSNTMPLLYLKDWHCRKLFPNDPIYDVPEYFASDWLNEYYLANPELNDDYRFVYMGPKGTWTPLHADVFSSYSWSANIVGKKRWLLFPPHQEDFLRDIHGQLIYDATSEELNDYKKYKAYDKRTLKYIDIIQKQGEIIFIPSGWHHQVWNLEDTISINHNWINGCNVLDVWRGLKKELSSVMEEVSDCKDMNNWGEHCQLILKSTYGMDYDQFLDFIIFIAKQRLNKISKNDEIRSFNKYTFGINHCIFDLNSIRLVLIDFINDTEEKSIYELICEKKQAHKLLNKILVVLQSHNYENLFSA
- the LOC143366186 gene encoding astakine, whose amino-acid sequence is MTSLSICLTSFLLFALSGVSRMESIRPDYIHCQTNLECEPGYCCTIGPMRYSIPQCKPMQEEGNICRPGSVSTLNMTATYPDGAEVLLTDVHYILCPCVDGLACDTKEGVCKNAGEKRDANRLLGENSKPDD